In Candidatus Nitrospira nitrosa, the genomic stretch ACCATTATTCTGCTTTCCTCCACGGCCCATCTGGCTCATATGCTGTACAAGCGTGGGTTAAGAGGGATGAGCTAGCCAATACTTTCGTACTAGCCAGCCCCAGCATCTCCTTCGCTGCCTTAGTTGCGGCCCCATCCCCTATAGGAAGGGCCACAATAGCCGGACCTCTTGGTGGTGATATCCCGCAAGAGTTCGTGCTTGGTAACTGCTGGCTGCACATATGTCTCTTTCGTCATGTTTTTCACCTCCTTTCTTGTTGAAGTAGCCCCTCCTGGATCAACTGATTGACCAGGATGACAAGATCGTCGAGGGCTCGCTCGGGAACGACATCAAAACGATGACAGAGGGCTGAATGAATGTTGCCGATAGTCTGCGCGCCCGCACTGAGAGCCAAGAGCACTGTCTCCCCATCCATATTGGTAACCTGCACATCGGAATTTCCTCTGAGCACAACTTGGTGCAACCGTGTAGTGTCATAGTGGGTACCCACAGCATGCATGGTTAGTATTCCAAAGCTGATCTGAACACTATGCGATCGAGGATGAGGGCTAGACCAACGTAGGATTAGACTGTTTCAAACTATGCCATCTATATCTACCAATGATGCACAGGCCAGATGGGCAGATACGCGTCACACGGCCTCTCGTGACAGGACTTGGAGTCCCGGAGACCCTCACCTATTGCCAATCGTTAGCACTAGGTATATATAAGTAATTTATTTTACTCTCATGAGAAGCCGGACATTGGAGA encodes the following:
- a CDS encoding PqqD family protein, giving the protein MHAVGTHYDTTRLHQVVLRGNSDVQVTNMDGETVLLALSAGAQTIGNIHSALCHRFDVVPERALDDLVILVNQLIQEGLLQQERR